One genomic window of Eriocheir sinensis breed Jianghai 21 unplaced genomic scaffold, ASM2467909v1 Scaffold593, whole genome shotgun sequence includes the following:
- the LOC126993255 gene encoding syntaxin-binding protein 5-like isoform X2: MRHGFPYQPTAIAFDPIQRILAVGTNIGRPGVDVHVKHEGDPAVVCLAFLINEGGLVSATGDDSLHLWNIQQKTPQIVHSLKFQRERITTLHLPFQSRWLYLGTERGNIHIVNIESFTLSGYTINWNKAIELSRKTHPGAVVHLSDCPVEPGKLLIGYESGQLVLWDFKGRTAEVRYHSAEPLRSVSWHHEGKQFMCCHTDGSLTTWTLKQNSNRPTSHVFPHGDSGYPLEPFLMTPVSQPTTDAHRACNRSHSRTRVVLEQTFGDSVWSQNCQMPSLPTASQQCLNTLRLQPPCP, translated from the exons ATGCGACATGGCTTCCCCTACCAGCCCACCGCCATTGCTTTCGACCCCATACAGAGGATCCTGGCCGTCGGTACCAA CATCGGTCGGCCCGGGGTGGACGTCCATGTGAAGCACGAGGGCGACCCGGCGGTGGTGTGCCTGGCCTTCCTGATCAACGAGGGCGGCCTGGTCAGCGCCACAGGGGATGATTCTTTGCACCTGTGGAATATACAGCAGAAGACACCGCAGATTGTACACTCACTCAAGTtccagagggagag GATCACCACGCTCCACCTGCCCTTCCAAAGTCGCTGGCTGTACCTTGGGACGGAGCGCGGCAACATCCACATTGTCAACATTGAGAGCTTCACCCTCAGCGGCTACACCATCAACTGGAACAAGGCTATTGAGCT GTCCCGCAAGACCCATCCTGGTGCTGTGGTCCATCTAAGTGACTGCCCTGTGGAACCTGGGAAG CTCCTGATTGGCTACGAGAGCGGTCAGCTTGTCTTGTGGGACTTCAAAGGGCGCACCGCTGAGGTTCGCTACCATTCTGCCGAACCACTGAG GTCAGTGTCTTGGCACCACGAGGGGAAGCAGTTCATGTGCTGCCACACGGATGGTTCCCTCACCACCTGGACACTGAAGCAGAATTCCAATAGGCCTACATCACATGTCTTCCCTCATG GTGATTCTGGTTATCCTCTGGAGCCCTTCCTAATGACACCAGTGAGCCAGCCAACAACTGATGCTCACCGCGCCTGTAACCGCAGCCACTCCAGGACACGTGTTGTGCTGGAACAGACTTTTGGG GATAGTGTTTGGAGCCAAAATTGTCAGATGCCCTCCctgccaacagccagtcagcagtgtcTTAATACACTGAG GCTGCAGCCACCTTGTCCATAG
- the LOC126993255 gene encoding syntaxin-binding protein 5-like isoform X1, which yields MRHGFPYQPTAIAFDPIQRILAVGTNIGRPGVDVHVKHEGDPAVVCLAFLINEGGLVSATGDDSLHLWNIQQKTPQIVHSLKFQRERITTLHLPFQSRWLYLGTERGNIHIVNIESFTLSGYTINWNKAIELSRKTHPGAVVHLSDCPVEPGKLLIGYESGQLVLWDFKGRTAEVRYHSAEPLRSVSWHHEGKQFMCCHTDGSLTTWTLKQNSNRPTSHVFPHGDSGYPLEPFLMTPVSQPTTDAHRACNRSHSRTRVVLEQTFGDSVWSQNCQMPSLPTASQQCLNTLRLQPPCP from the exons ATGCGACATGGCTTCCCCTACCAGCCCACCGCCATTGCTTTCGACCCCATACAGAGGATCCTGGCCGTCGGTACCAA CATCGGTCGGCCCGGGGTGGACGTCCATGTGAAGCACGAGGGCGACCCGGCGGTGGTGTGCCTGGCCTTCCTGATCAACGAGGGCGGCCTGGTCAGCGCCACAGGGGATGATTCTTTGCACCTGTGGAATATACAGCAGAAGACACCGCAGATTGTACACTCACTCAAGTtccagagggagag GATCACCACGCTCCACCTGCCCTTCCAAAGTCGCTGGCTGTACCTTGGGACGGAGCGCGGCAACATCCACATTGTCAACATTGAGAGCTTCACCCTCAGCGGCTACACCATCAACTGGAACAAGGCTATTGAGCT GTCTCGCAAGACCCATCCTGGTGCTGTGGTCCATCTAAGTGACTGCCCTGTGGAACCTGGGAAG CTCCTGATTGGCTACGAGAGCGGTCAGCTTGTCTTGTGGGACTTCAAAGGGCGCACCGCTGAGGTTCGCTACCATTCTGCCGAACCACTGAG GTCAGTGTCTTGGCACCACGAGGGGAAGCAGTTCATGTGCTGCCACACGGATGGTTCCCTCACCACCTGGACACTGAAGCAGAATTCCAATAGGCCTACATCACATGTCTTCCCTCATG GTGATTCTGGTTATCCTCTGGAGCCCTTCCTAATGACACCAGTGAGCCAGCCAACAACTGATGCTCACCGCGCCTGTAACCGCAGCCACTCCAGGACACGTGTTGTGCTGGAACAGACTTTTGGG GATAGTGTTTGGAGCCAAAATTGTCAGATGCCCTCCctgccaacagccagtcagcagtgtcTTAATACACTGAG GCTGCAGCCACCTTGTCCATAG